The Nostoc sp. PCC 7524 nucleotide sequence GCGCCTCAACACATTTCGGGGAGAACCAGCTAGCTCCTGGTTCGATTGGCATTTCACCCCTAACCACACCTCATCCGCCGATTTTTCAACATCGGTCGGTTCGGACCTCCACTTGGTTTTACCCAAGCTTCATCCTGGACATGGTTAGATCACCAGGGTTCGGGTCTATAAACACTGATTATCGCCCTCTTCAGACTCGCTTTCGCTTTGGCTCCAGCATTCTCGCTTTAACCTACCAGTGCCTATAAGTCGCCGGCTCATTCTTCAACAGGCACGCGGTCATCCGTTTAATCGGACTCCCACTGCTTGTAAGCTCATGGTTTCATGTTCTATTTCACTCCCCTTCCGGGGTTCTTTTCACCTTTCCCTCGCGGTACTTGTTCTCTATCGGTCACACAGTAGTATTTAGCCTTACGAGATGGTCCTCGCTGATTCACATGGGATTCCTCGTGCCCCATGCTACTCGGGATTCAGCTTCTATCCTTTAACTTTCGACTACAGGACTTTCACCTCCTCTGGTGCAGTATTTAGCTGCTTCGTCTAGTCTCTAGATTCGATATCGCTGTCCCACTACCCCATTCGGTAAACCAAATGGTTTAGGCTTTTCCCCTTTCGCTCACCACTACTGAGGGAATCTCTTTTGATTTCTCTTCCTCCAGCTACTAAGATGTTTCAGTTCGCTGGGTTGGCTCTTTCCTGTCTATATATTCAACAGGTAGTATTTAGGGTTGCCCCATTCGGACATCTCCGGCTCATAGTTTGCTTCCAACTCCCCGGAGTATTTCGTCGGTAACCACGTCCTTCTTCGCCTCTGTGTGCCTAGGTATCCACCATGAGCCCTTATTAGCTTGACCACAATTTCATTGGTTTCTCCATTGCAAACACTTTTATCCTTTGGATGTCTGTGTCTGCCTGCTTTCAATCGCGTTTCTATGCAGTTTTCAAGGTTCTGGCTGGTATTCACCCAGCAGTCTAACTCCATAGTTAGTTGCTGACTTTTCCAATCACGTTAAACCGGAAGAGTAATACTTTGAAAGCTTTTACCAATCTCGACCGACCTAGAGTAGACCATCTCCAAATCTATTCACTTTCGCTTTCGATTTGTGAGTGGATTCGGTCTCCCTCAAAAGGAGGTGATCCAGCCACACCTTCCGGTACGGCTACCTTGTTACGACTTCACCCCAGTCACCAGCACTGCCTTAGGCATCCTCCTCCACGAATGGTTGGAGTAATGACTTCGGGCGTTGCCAGCTTCCATGGTGTGACGGGCGGTGTGTACAAGGCCCGGGAACGAATTCACTGCAGTATGCTGACCTGCAATTACTAGCGATTCCTCCTTCACGCAGGCGAGTTGCAGCCTGCGATCTGAACTGAGCTACGGTTTGTGAGATTTGCTTGCTATCGCTAGCTTGCTGCCCTTTGTCCGTAGCATTGTAGTACGTGTGTAGCCCAAGACGTAAGGGGCATGCTGACTTGACGTCATCCCCACCTTCCTCCGGTTTGTCACCGGCAGTCTCTCTAGAGTGCCCAACTTAATGCTGGCAACTAAAAACGAGGGTTGCGCTCGTTGCGGGACTTAACCCAACATCTCACGACACGAGCTGACGACAGCCATGCACCACCTGTGTTCGCGCTCCCGAAGGCACTCTCCCCTTTCAAGAAGATTCGCGACATGTCAAGTCTTGGTAAGGTTCTTCGCGTTGCATCGAATTAAACCACATACTCCACCGCTTGTGCGGGCCCCCGTCAATTCCTTTGAGTTTCACACTTGCGTGCGTACTCCCCAGGCGGGATACTTAACGCGTTGGCTCCGGCACGGCTCGGGTCGATACAAGCCACGCCTAGTATCCATCGTTTACGGCTAGGACTACTGGGGTATCTAATCCCATTCGCTCCCCTAGCTTTCGTCCCTCAGTGTCAGTCACGGCCTAGCAGAACGCTTTCGCCACCGGTGTTCTTCCTGATCTCTACGCATTTCACCGCTACACCAGGAATTCCTTCTGCCCCGAACGCACTCTAGCTGTGTAGTTTCCACTGCCTTTACAAGGTTGAGCCTTGCTCTTTAACAGCAGACTTTCACAACCACCTACGGACTCTTTACGCCCAATCATTCCGGATAACGCTTGCATCCTCCGTATTACCGCGGCTGCTGGCACGGAGTTAGCCGATGCTTATTCCTCAAGTACCTTCATATCTTATTCCTTGAGAAAAGAGGTTTACAACCCAAGAGCCTTCCTCCCTCACGCGGTATTGCTCCGTCAGGCTTTCGCCCATTGCGGAAAATTCCCCACTGCTGCCTCCCGTAGGAGTCTGGGCCGTGTCTCAGTCCCAGTGTGGCTGATCATCCTCTCAGACCAGCTACTGATCGTCGCCTTGGTAGTCCCTTACACTACCAACTAGCTAATCAGTCGCGAGCTCATTTTCAGGCAGCAAGCCTTTCACCTCTCGGCACATCCGGTATTAGCCACCGTTTCCAGTGGTTGTCCCCGACCTGAATGCAGATTCTCACGTGTTACTCACCCGTCCGCCACTATCTCCGAAAAGACCGTTCGACTTGCATGTGTTAAGCATACCGCCAGCGTTCATCCTGAGCCAGGATCAAACTCTCCGTTTTGTTGTGTTTCGAGTTTGTTATCTGAAAAAACTTGTCTCTCAGATTCCTTGCTATAATTTTTTAATGTTTTTGGGAACTCCCAAAACCAAATTTATTTGACGAGGTTGGTTACTTCTTCGCTTTCAAAGTATTCTTTTTTCTCGGTTCAGTGGTCTTAGCTCTCTCGCCTTGACACTTTATCTAGATTAGCGAATATTTCTAGCTTCGTCAAGGGGTAAATTCACTTTTTTTCTAAATTGCACCTTTTGCGGAGAATGTCGGAGGCTATAAAGCTTATTGGATAAGATTCACAACACAAAAAAAATTCTGAATTTTCATCTCATTTCGGAATTAGCAAATCTTGCAATCTGGCTACCATCTCAGCACGAGCTGATACTCTTAGTTTGCGGAACATTCTTTTTAAGGCTTGCTTGACAGAGTTTTGAGTAATCCACAGCCTTTGGGCAATTTCAGCATTAGTTAATCCTTGTGCCACCAGTTCAGCTATTTGTAGTTCGCGTGGGGTCAAGGGATTAGTTGATGAAGGGGGAAATGTTTTTGGGGTAGTTCTTAGGGTGGCGAGTTTGGCAGACAAATGAATACAGAGGGCGCTGAGGTCGGCTAAATTGCTGGCGTTAAAGGGTGGATTTCCTCGATCACGGGCAAAATTTAGTGTTCCGATCAGGCGACCATCGCAAATAATTGGGCCTGTCATGACGTGTTCGTGGTCATGGCGTGGACATAGGTGTTTCCAGTCTTCTGGGGTTAATATGAGTTGTTCATGGGCGGGGGAATGGCGCTCAACTACATATTGCCCAATAGGATTACTTTCTAAACATACGGCTGGGATTGTCTGAGCATCGGTATCAGTTTTTGACTGACTATCTACTAAATAGATCCCCCAACGTTGCACGCCAAAGTACTCGCCAATTTTATCCATGAGGACTGGTTGTAGTTCTTCCTCGGTACGGATATTAGCGATCGCATGAAATACATCGTGTAGAGAAATAGGCATAAGTGTACCCAGTTGGGGTCTATGCGAGACTCAACAATTACTTCTATGCTAATACCAGCAAGACTAAAAAGCGACTATAACTAATTGCGCTAGGAGAAGCACATGACAGTTACACAACTCTCTGCTCAGGAACTTTTCCGGGCTGCTTATGACAACCGTTACACTTGGGACAAAAATTTCCCTGGTTATACAGCAGACATTACCTATAAACATGATAATCAGGTAATTACAGGTAAAGTTACTATCAATGCCGAACTCAAAGCGGAAGTTTTGGGTATAGATGACGAGTCCGCGAAAAAAACAATTCATGGACAAGCATGGGAGATAGCTATTCACCGTGTGCGTCGCACCTTTGAAGAAACCCACGGTGCCAATACTTTTCGTTATGGTGCAACTGATGAGAATGATGCTGTGGAAATTTTAATGGGCGGTAAGGCTGAAGGCGATCGCTACAAAGTCCACAATAATATAGTTACCCTCGTCCACCGTCATATTCATGGTGTTGTTGTCACTATTAATACCTTTAGTGTTCACGAGACTGGGGAAGGCTATCTATCTCATACCTATGACTCGGTTTACCATGAACCTCAAACTGGGGAACAAAGAGGCGGAGTCAGCAACTTTGTAGATGAGTATGAAAAAGTTGGCGCTTATTTCATTCTTAATCGTCGGGAAATTCGCACTGAAATCGCAGGACAAACCTCAGTTCAGGAATTCATCTTCTCTAATATTCAGTTATTAGATCCTGTTGCTGCTTAAGCTGAAGATTTCAGTTATCAATATCATATATTCTCACATAAATCAGGGATACGGCTAACAACGTCGTATCCCTGATTTATGAATGGGTCTAATGGGTCAGAAGTATCAAAAACTGGGTCAAATTCTTAGGGATAAGTTAGAACTTAGGTTATCGCACACAATATCTACTTAGTTACTTTTTAGCTGACAAGTAAGTTGGCATACTTTTTTGGCGTTTACGTTTTAGTACAACACCCATAACACCGCAACTGAAAATTATAGCTATGCAAGTTGAAGGCTCAGACACCGAAACTTTAGCTTGATTTCTATTAACAGCAATTAAAGCAAAACTTGTTTTATTTGTAAAATAACTTTGCACAGAACCATTAAAATAGGCTGTTGCCAATTTTTGATCGCCTCTCAAATTCTCGTCATTAATATCGGCAAATTCAGCGTTTAATATAATATGGTCACTTATTTTGTAATCGATAAAATCGATGTTACTTGATTTTGTAGATAAGTTGGCTGCAACTTGAAAAAAGTCTAATACATTATTATTGCTAATATCGATTAATGCAAAACTTATATCCCCAATTGCCTCAGCACTCCCCACTGTAGGATGCTCTAATGATGTTCCCATGTTCAAATCGGCTTCAAAGTTAAAAGAGAAAAGTGTATTTTCTTCTACCTCAAAGATACCTTTAACTATAGCCTCACTTTCTGCCAGACCTAGAAAATCCTTATTGTTACCTATAGCTTCACTGTAAGTGATATTTAATGCTTCTGAGGGATTTGAACCTAAAAACGCGATCGCATTAGCTTCACTTACTACAGTACCATCTGGAGAAATAGATATGGTATTGACATCCGTATTAGTAAAGCTATCCAAAGGCCTGTGACTAAAATCAGTCAATGCTAATCTGCCTTCAGAAAAAGCAAAGGTAGCAGCTCGGCTAGGTGCAGCTAATAAAACTGAACTAGCTAGTAATGAAGTAGTAAATAGTAACAGATGTTTACTATATTCTAAGTATGGCTTCAGACAAATTTGATGAAATTCTTTATTTATCCAATTCATTTGCTTAGATAAGTAATGAGAGAGTGATATTAAAAAGAATAATTCATCTTTAATAATAATCCAGCCAAAAAGGCTATAAGTTACGCCATTATGGCTCGAAATTTTAAATTTAGTTCTGATCTATATATAAAATTTGATAGCTAACTTTACCGAAAATACAAAATAAAAAGTTTTCCTCAAGAAAAGAAAAGTCAGCCAATTTGGCGATACAAATAAAATTTAAGCAGCTACATTGTGAACAACAACTCAAGCGAGTTGATCAACATAACAAGGAACAACAACCATGATTATTTCTGATCTAAACTACTTTGAAGATGTAACTCAAGAAATCGTTGGTGCTGGTGGCGTTTCTTTCAAAAGCTACTTCTATAAAGATGTAGATGTAAATGAAAAAATCGACAACAAAATCAAAAACAAAATTTACTCTGACGTGTACATCAAAGGCAATGCTGCTGAATCTCAAGCTGTAGCTGATGCTTATGGCGACAATACCAAAACCCTGACTTTGGTAGGAACTCAAACCACAGAATATTATTCTGAATCCTTTGGTAAAGCCATTTCTGCCACTTATTAAGTTCTGACAAATCTTATTATTATCTAGCCTACCCATAGTATGGGATGCAATGGGGATGGTTAAACAATTGCTGAAAGCTTTTTACTAAAAGTTTTCAGCAATTATTCTAGTTGTCTGCGGAATATGAGCAAAATGTCGAGCAGACTTCAGATAACTTTTCAGTTAGGCAAGATATAGATTGATATTTAAATTGGTTAATAAACATATCACTATACATTTTAGATTGTAAAAATCGGTGATTATTAACAATTGCAATTAATATTTAATTAAAAAATAGCTGTTAAATATTTATTGAAATCATGAAACAAAGACTAGAAGATAAAAGTAACAGTTTTTTTGTAAAGGTTGGTGAAGATCGCCAATTATTATTTGATATTCTAATTAATCTATTTCCTGATAATAACCAGTTAGTGTTTGACTTGTGTCAAGCATTTGAAATACGTGAGTTTGAACTAGGAGATGAACTGGTTGATCAAGCTCACAACTCTCAAGGCTGCTATATAATTTGCCAGGGTCAGGTACGACTGGTCAGTTTTCATACCACTTTACAAAGAGAAATTGCAGTTTCCTTGCTGGGAGTGGGGGAAAGTTATGGAGCAGACGAACTGTTTGACGATCGCCCCCAATCTTACCGGGCGATCGCTGCAAGTTCTGGAATCGTCGCTGTTATTCCCATGACTAAGCTGAAGGTGTGGTGCGATCGCTTGTCTCAATTATCAGATTACCTGATTCGTATGACTGCGAATCGGCAAACTCTGATATTTTTTAAAACGGTTGTGAATCTGCAAACACCAACAACCAAGCTTTCCAGCCATACCCTCAAGGAACTGTTATCTTACCTAGTAGAAATCAAAATTCCTGCTGGTGAGGTACTATCTGAATGTACTTCCTGTGATACTGGCCGCTTTTGGCTGCGTAGTGGTCAAATTCACAGCCCAGAAAACCCATCATTACTTTGCCCTAAAATTGGCGACAGTTGGGCATATCCTGAGCCAGTAACCAGTGATTGGATTGCTCAAACAGATTTATTAGTTTATCAACTGCCGATAGCACATTGGGAAATAGCCCAAGCAATAGCTCCACAATTATTAGGTGTGCCTGCCTCAAAGTCTATTCAGAAAAAAGCTAGAAGTCGCCAAATTCCCACCAATCCCACACCCATACTGAATTCCCAAGCGCCATCTTCTCAGCCAGAGTCTAATCTGATTGCCTTTCCCCAACCAAGTAAGCAACGCCGTTCTTGGTTGGGCAAACGTTATCCATTCATTCAGCAGCAAAGCATTTCTGATTGTGGCCCCGCTTGCTTGGCGATGATTTCCCAATACTGGGGTAAAAAATTCAGCATGAATATGTTGCGGAATCTAGCAAATGTGGCTCGTGCTGGAGCCTCTTTGAAAAGTTTAGCTGTAGCCGCAGAAACCATAGGATTTCAAGCTAGACCAGTCAGGGCAAGTTTTAATCGCATAGCCAATCAGCATCATCCTTGGATTGCCCATTGGCAGGGAGATCATTATATAGTTGTCTATCAAGTCCAAAAAAATCATGTGATTGTTTCCGACCCTGCTATTGGACGGAAAAAGCTAACTTTGCAAGCATTTCAAGCTGGCTGGACTGGGTTTGCTCTGCTTTTATCTCCTACACCACAATTAAAAGCAGTACCATCCTCTAAACCTTCCTTGGGGAAATTTTGGGGTGCATTTTTGCCTTATCGTGCCATGCTGTGGCCGATTATGATCACCTCCTTACTACTGCAAGTATTTGGTTTGATTACGCCCCTGTTTACTCAAATTATTCTTGATCAAGTAGTAGTACACAAAAGCTTAAGCACCCTGCATATTTTTGTGATCGGGTTATTGGTATTTAGTCTTTGGCGCATTGCTTTGGTGAATATTCGCCAATATATGCTGGACTATTTTTCTAACCGAGTAGATCTAACGTTAATCACTGGCTTTATTACCCATACTTTGAATTTACCTCTCCAGTTTTTTGCTACGCGTCATGTAGGCGATATCATGACTCGCGTGCAAGAGAACCATAAAATTCAGGTATTTCTAACGAAACAAGCGATCGCAGCTTGGTTAGATGCTTTAACCGCAATTGTCTATGTCGGGTTAATGGCATATTACAACTGGCAATTAACTCTATTAGTGTTGGCATTACTACCACCAATTATTTTATTGACAGTGGCTGCTAGTCCCATACTGCGTCAAGTATCGCGGGAAATTTTTAATGAGGCTGCCAAGCAAAACTCCTCTCTAGTAGAAATGCTCACAGGTGTAGCTACAGTCAAAGCGGCGGCAGCAGAACGTGATTTGCGCTGGCTGTGGGAAGACCACTTAACCAGTACAGTTAATGCTAAATTTCGCGGTCAGAAATTGGCGATAGGTTTACAGGTAATTAGTGGACTGATTAATACTTTGGGCAGTACAGCATTACTGTGGTATTCAGCTACATTAGTCATTCAAGACCAACTCAGCATAGGTCAATTAGTCGCCTTTAATATGCTGATTGGCAATGTGATTGGCCCAATTTTATCGCTAGTGGGGCTTTGGGATGAGTTGCAAGAAGTAATGGTTTCAGTAGAACGGTTGGATGATGTCTTCAACACTCAAGCGGAAGAAACTCCAGAAAAATCAATGCTAGTTTTACCGCCGCTACGGGGTGACGTGCAATTTGAGAATGTCACCTTCCGTTATGGTGTAGATGATGAGCGCAATATTCTGCAAAATATTTCCTTTACAGCGCACCCTGGGCAAACTATTGCCATTGTTGGGCGTAGTGGTTCTGGTAAGAGTACCTTAGTCAGTCTCCTACAGGGTTTATATCATCCCACCAATGGCAAAATTTTGGTGGATGGTCATGATATCCGCCATGTTTCCCCCCAATCGTTACGCCGTCAATTAGGCGTAGTACCACAAGAGTGCTTTTTATTTTCCGGTACGATTTTAGAGAATATTACCCTTTATCGCGAACAATATAGTTTAGAAGAAGTAATT carries:
- a CDS encoding LuxR C-terminal-related transcriptional regulator, with the protein product MPISLHDVFHAIANIRTEEELQPVLMDKIGEYFGVQRWGIYLVDSQSKTDTDAQTIPAVCLESNPIGQYVVERHSPAHEQLILTPEDWKHLCPRHDHEHVMTGPIICDGRLIGTLNFARDRGNPPFNASNLADLSALCIHLSAKLATLRTTPKTFPPSSTNPLTPRELQIAELVAQGLTNAEIAQRLWITQNSVKQALKRMFRKLRVSARAEMVARLQDLLIPK
- a CDS encoding DUF3386 domain-containing protein: MTVTQLSAQELFRAAYDNRYTWDKNFPGYTADITYKHDNQVITGKVTINAELKAEVLGIDDESAKKTIHGQAWEIAIHRVRRTFEETHGANTFRYGATDENDAVEILMGGKAEGDRYKVHNNIVTLVHRHIHGVVVTINTFSVHETGEGYLSHTYDSVYHEPQTGEQRGGVSNFVDEYEKVGAYFILNRREIRTEIAGQTSVQEFIFSNIQLLDPVAA
- a CDS encoding ABC transporter transmembrane domain-containing protein gives rise to the protein MKQRLEDKSNSFFVKVGEDRQLLFDILINLFPDNNQLVFDLCQAFEIREFELGDELVDQAHNSQGCYIICQGQVRLVSFHTTLQREIAVSLLGVGESYGADELFDDRPQSYRAIAASSGIVAVIPMTKLKVWCDRLSQLSDYLIRMTANRQTLIFFKTVVNLQTPTTKLSSHTLKELLSYLVEIKIPAGEVLSECTSCDTGRFWLRSGQIHSPENPSLLCPKIGDSWAYPEPVTSDWIAQTDLLVYQLPIAHWEIAQAIAPQLLGVPASKSIQKKARSRQIPTNPTPILNSQAPSSQPESNLIAFPQPSKQRRSWLGKRYPFIQQQSISDCGPACLAMISQYWGKKFSMNMLRNLANVARAGASLKSLAVAAETIGFQARPVRASFNRIANQHHPWIAHWQGDHYIVVYQVQKNHVIVSDPAIGRKKLTLQAFQAGWTGFALLLSPTPQLKAVPSSKPSLGKFWGAFLPYRAMLWPIMITSLLLQVFGLITPLFTQIILDQVVVHKSLSTLHIFVIGLLVFSLWRIALVNIRQYMLDYFSNRVDLTLITGFITHTLNLPLQFFATRHVGDIMTRVQENHKIQVFLTKQAIAAWLDALTAIVYVGLMAYYNWQLTLLVLALLPPIILLTVAASPILRQVSREIFNEAAKQNSSLVEMLTGVATVKAAAAERDLRWLWEDHLTSTVNAKFRGQKLAIGLQVISGLINTLGSTALLWYSATLVIQDQLSIGQLVAFNMLIGNVIGPILSLVGLWDELQEVMVSVERLDDVFNTQAEETPEKSMLVLPPLRGDVQFENVTFRYGVDDERNILQNISFTAHPGQTIAIVGRSGSGKSTLVSLLQGLYHPTNGKILVDGHDIRHVSPQSLRRQLGVVPQECFLFSGTILENITLYREQYSLEEVIEVSKLAEAHAFIQSLPLGYNTKVGERGSSLSGGQRQRIAIARAILSNPKILILDEATSSLDTESERRFQQNLQRISKERTTFIIAHRLSTVRSADSILVLDKGVIVEQGNHDELMKLRSLYFHLVHQQIDV